The Streptomyces sp. NBC_00670 genome window below encodes:
- a CDS encoding DUF4232 domain-containing protein, which yields MSGNRRKALLVSVAIVGGAMLMTACQDGDATSDTGAAAQTSSSTGTSGKTAGKTSGSGEAATGSGQSAGKSDQSADGSGVDTGNGKRSKVEQTCGANDISWSTKAETQAGGYILITAKAKSGITCWLPAALPTVAFGSDGTQAGPAEQSVGDQIKLSGSTAAYAGVQTKTTNGNGGVQFDNIIVAVGDSDPNPVSLPVDTITVDKPIVTNWHTAPTDAVPFS from the coding sequence ATGTCCGGCAACCGTCGCAAGGCCCTGCTCGTCTCCGTGGCCATCGTGGGTGGCGCCATGCTGATGACCGCGTGCCAGGACGGGGACGCCACCTCGGACACGGGCGCCGCCGCGCAGACCTCTTCGTCCACCGGGACGTCCGGCAAGACCGCCGGCAAGACCTCCGGTTCCGGTGAGGCGGCCACCGGCAGCGGTCAGAGCGCCGGCAAGAGCGACCAGAGCGCGGACGGTTCCGGTGTCGACACCGGGAACGGCAAGCGGTCGAAGGTCGAGCAGACCTGTGGCGCCAACGACATCTCCTGGAGCACCAAGGCCGAGACCCAGGCCGGTGGCTACATCCTCATCACCGCCAAGGCCAAGTCCGGCATCACCTGCTGGCTGCCCGCCGCCCTCCCGACCGTCGCGTTCGGCTCCGACGGCACCCAGGCCGGTCCCGCGGAGCAGTCCGTAGGCGACCAGATCAAGCTGAGCGGCAGCACCGCCGCCTACGCCGGTGTGCAGACGAAGACCACCAACGGCAACGGCGGGGTGCAGTTCGACAACATCATCGTCGCCGTCGGCGACAGCGACCCCAACCCCGTCTCCCTCCCGGTCGACACCATCACCGTCGACAAGCCGATCGTCACCAACTGGCACACCGCCCCGACCGACGCGGTTCCCTTCAGCTGA
- a CDS encoding PAS domain-containing protein, which produces MSSRPSRGAARLAAILDALPDALVLVNANGTVVNANTIALEAFETPGTALVGRGLLDLLPEFDSRLIPGSMRRPDHIDPRARTKPTRMTARRTDGSEFPVEVTSANLEDARQAYDGYGYTGDELLMLVVRDLSGTVDTEAELARSQRQTEMILRAASEGVVGTDTDGRIVLVNPAAAQILGYRANELGGKELHTLVLHSREDESPFPYAESPLADTLRSGRKHRVRGQVLWSKAGDKVPVDLTTAPVRDGDQLVGAVMTFTDRRPFDTLSAEKDQSEEQHQQELGRLAEEHAAALERVREEHAAELDALRERHAEELAAGDERYAALGEREKDRYEALSARYDQLFAVLGQSLRGPLDQLRAELSALAADDAGQLWPEANQVLHYLAAGYSRITTLLDNVLGFQRLDAGEDGLARTAAMLDAVVAAGVDGAVELIGPGRVQFAVHAPPIEAEVDAHRLAQALAHLVADVAGVDATGNSPVSAGGYMDNTVVVAAAQRGEVVRIEVRGPYPGGDPVHQPIVRGIVRAHGGVLQTHEVPGMSGSAYVLEVPIGAGAGVVPATAASGAASGTGEASAGGAAVGGSPAGGPPVGGPPVGAEVALVGDAGAARDDAEGADGTAAGAAGAEGARPQQGGGRRRARRASTDAFLDAGTADPARAPEGEVPAPTGRRRRRAAEAAEGASVPAQGGAAAPDAAGTASVAGASGEEGAGSGHRHGRHGPAAEGADVSEGAVVTAAEHAAGAAATGLGATVPPQGVPAPTGRRARRDGEQQALPPALPAGPATPSGATESAEGAGAAVRPTGRRRRALAGDRAGAAPAEQGPRPVFALPPAEADRGPEYAAAAAAAAAGVDDGRHDAAAHEPDGDHTPPQPHPVQAPTGRRRAAAAPGGPTGRQQTSGVPGQGGPAQGQGQGLAVPGAPGQAVAVPAAGAAGAAPVPTAGVQAVPGQTAVPGQAAAPGQVGSEQDLQGQAGAGQGVPRQGLVALGGPAQGAQVPGAPGAPGATPVPGVASGAQAVPGQPVPGQAVPGQAAPGQAVPGQALPGQAVSGQAAPGQHVPGQVAPGGQALPGQPAVPGATSAPGTTGAPGVPGIPGAPGTPGAPVAVPAQGGPVPLPGQYQPAPVPVMGQGGPMPGAPVPPLPGQAAPAAAPGAVHPGTAASGTPGQPVQPGGAEPVPAAHGAGAEQTGAVPPQPQVGPAVQQPVPAPGQPAQPGQALPGAAGPGIPVPPQAGPAQPVTAQTPATPQPPGPWPTGDGTATPPTATPTPPGTPLPPERPVTPRAAQPLPAEAAAPVDPNSTQGRAISVRTLGQGVPFARQGQATGAVPPVPGAPQAGPRPQTQTPPPHHPGGAGRRRKLGTPPEPAAERPETGGRPHPSTGPAPQARPAGATEGAGRSYAIGAPDENADEGPEPLDGPGGAVEVADQPHPQPLDDELPPEPLDNPRRLLVWPAPDVLTQQALSDRGYRPVIVNSREEVDAQIAAFPAALFVDPLTGPITRTALQALRQAAVAAEVPVMVTAGLGQASREAAYGADPAVLLKALAPRDSEQHPPRVLLVEEHAEIALALTATLERRGMQVARAASDADAVALASQMRPNLVVMDLMQVHRRQAGVVDWLRANNLLNRTPLVIYTAAVDQAELPRLVSGETVLFLAERSTSPEVQDRIVDLLARIGTN; this is translated from the coding sequence GTGAGCAGCAGGCCATCCCGAGGCGCTGCTCGCCTCGCAGCCATACTGGACGCACTTCCCGACGCGTTGGTGCTGGTCAACGCCAACGGGACGGTCGTCAACGCGAACACCATCGCCCTGGAGGCCTTCGAGACGCCGGGCACCGCCCTGGTCGGCCGGGGGCTGCTCGACCTGCTGCCGGAGTTCGACTCCCGGCTCATCCCGGGCTCCATGCGCCGCCCCGACCACATCGACCCGCGCGCCCGGACCAAGCCGACCCGGATGACGGCCCGCCGCACCGACGGTTCCGAGTTCCCCGTCGAGGTCACCAGCGCCAACCTCGAGGACGCCCGCCAGGCCTACGACGGATACGGCTACACCGGCGACGAACTGCTGATGCTCGTCGTACGCGATCTGTCCGGCACCGTAGACACCGAGGCCGAACTCGCCCGGTCGCAACGGCAGACGGAGATGATCCTGCGGGCCGCCTCCGAAGGCGTCGTCGGCACGGACACCGACGGCCGGATCGTCCTCGTCAACCCGGCCGCCGCACAGATCCTGGGCTACCGGGCCAACGAACTGGGCGGCAAGGAGCTCCACACCCTGGTGCTCCACTCCCGCGAGGACGAGTCGCCGTTCCCGTACGCGGAGTCCCCACTGGCCGACACCCTGCGCTCCGGGCGCAAGCACCGGGTGCGCGGCCAGGTGCTGTGGTCCAAGGCCGGGGACAAGGTGCCCGTCGACCTGACCACCGCCCCGGTGCGCGACGGCGATCAGCTCGTCGGCGCGGTCATGACCTTCACCGACCGGCGCCCGTTCGACACGCTCAGCGCCGAGAAGGACCAGTCGGAGGAGCAGCACCAGCAGGAGCTGGGCCGGCTCGCCGAGGAGCACGCGGCCGCGCTGGAGCGGGTGCGCGAGGAGCACGCCGCCGAGCTGGACGCGCTGCGGGAGCGGCACGCGGAGGAGCTCGCGGCGGGCGACGAGCGCTACGCCGCGCTGGGCGAGCGCGAGAAGGACCGCTACGAGGCCCTGTCCGCCCGCTACGACCAGCTCTTCGCCGTGCTCGGGCAGTCCCTGCGCGGCCCGCTGGACCAGTTGCGCGCCGAGCTGTCCGCGCTCGCCGCGGACGACGCCGGCCAGCTGTGGCCCGAGGCCAACCAGGTCCTGCACTACCTCGCCGCCGGGTACTCCCGCATCACCACGCTGCTGGACAACGTCCTCGGCTTCCAGCGCCTGGACGCCGGGGAGGACGGGCTCGCCCGGACGGCCGCCATGCTCGACGCGGTCGTCGCCGCCGGTGTCGACGGTGCCGTCGAGCTGATCGGCCCCGGGCGCGTGCAGTTCGCGGTGCACGCCCCGCCGATCGAGGCCGAGGTCGACGCGCACCGGCTCGCCCAGGCGCTCGCGCACCTCGTCGCGGACGTGGCCGGGGTCGACGCCACCGGCAACTCGCCCGTCTCGGCGGGCGGCTACATGGACAACACGGTCGTCGTGGCCGCCGCCCAGCGCGGCGAGGTGGTCCGCATCGAGGTGCGCGGCCCGTACCCCGGCGGCGACCCGGTGCACCAGCCGATCGTGCGCGGCATCGTCCGCGCGCACGGCGGGGTGCTGCAGACGCACGAGGTGCCGGGGATGAGCGGCAGCGCGTACGTCCTCGAGGTGCCGATCGGCGCGGGTGCGGGCGTCGTGCCCGCGACGGCCGCGAGCGGTGCGGCCAGTGGCACCGGAGAAGCCTCAGCCGGAGGGGCCGCAGTCGGAGGGTCCCCGGCCGGTGGGCCCCCGGTGGGTGGGCCTCCGGTGGGTGCCGAGGTGGCGCTCGTGGGCGACGCGGGTGCGGCGCGTGACGACGCCGAGGGCGCAGACGGTACGGCCGCGGGCGCGGCCGGTGCCGAGGGTGCGCGTCCGCAGCAGGGTGGCGGACGGCGGCGGGCCCGGCGGGCCTCCACCGACGCCTTCCTGGACGCCGGGACCGCGGACCCGGCCCGGGCTCCGGAGGGGGAGGTCCCCGCGCCCACCGGGCGGCGTCGGCGCCGGGCCGCGGAGGCGGCCGAGGGTGCGTCGGTGCCCGCGCAGGGCGGAGCCGCCGCGCCGGACGCGGCGGGTACGGCGAGTGTGGCGGGCGCTTCCGGCGAGGAGGGGGCCGGTTCCGGGCACAGGCACGGGCGGCACGGCCCGGCCGCCGAGGGGGCCGACGTCTCCGAGGGCGCCGTCGTCACCGCCGCCGAGCACGCGGCGGGTGCGGCGGCCACCGGGCTGGGCGCGACCGTGCCGCCGCAGGGTGTGCCCGCGCCCACGGGCCGGCGTGCCCGGCGGGACGGTGAGCAGCAGGCGCTTCCGCCGGCGCTCCCCGCGGGGCCCGCGACGCCGTCGGGCGCCACGGAGTCCGCGGAGGGCGCCGGTGCCGCCGTACGGCCGACGGGTCGTCGCCGGCGTGCCCTCGCGGGCGACCGGGCCGGCGCCGCCCCCGCCGAGCAGGGGCCGCGGCCCGTCTTCGCACTGCCGCCGGCCGAGGCCGACCGCGGGCCGGAGTACGCGGCGGCAGCCGCGGCCGCAGCCGCAGGCGTGGACGACGGCCGCCATGACGCCGCCGCGCACGAGCCGGACGGGGACCACACCCCGCCGCAGCCGCATCCGGTGCAGGCGCCCACGGGGCGTCGCCGGGCGGCGGCCGCGCCGGGCGGTCCCACCGGCCGGCAGCAGACGTCCGGAGTGCCGGGGCAGGGCGGTCCGGCACAGGGGCAGGGGCAGGGGCTCGCGGTGCCGGGTGCTCCGGGGCAGGCCGTGGCGGTGCCGGCGGCGGGAGCGGCTGGTGCCGCGCCCGTTCCGACCGCCGGGGTGCAGGCCGTACCGGGGCAGACGGCCGTACCAGGGCAAGCGGCCGCACCGGGGCAGGTCGGTTCGGAGCAGGATCTTCAGGGGCAGGCCGGTGCGGGGCAAGGCGTGCCGCGGCAGGGGCTTGTGGCCCTGGGCGGTCCGGCGCAGGGCGCCCAGGTGCCGGGTGCGCCCGGAGCGCCCGGTGCCACGCCGGTTCCGGGCGTCGCCTCCGGTGCGCAGGCCGTGCCGGGTCAGCCCGTCCCCGGCCAGGCCGTTCCGGGGCAGGCGGCACCGGGCCAGGCCGTTCCGGGGCAGGCCTTGCCGGGACAGGCCGTCTCAGGGCAAGCCGCGCCGGGGCAGCACGTTCCCGGGCAGGTGGCTCCCGGCGGGCAGGCGCTTCCCGGGCAGCCGGCCGTTCCCGGCGCGACGAGTGCGCCCGGTACCACTGGCGCCCCCGGCGTGCCCGGTATCCCCGGTGCGCCCGGCACCCCCGGCGCTCCCGTCGCCGTGCCCGCGCAGGGCGGACCCGTTCCGCTGCCGGGGCAGTACCAGCCCGCGCCCGTCCCGGTCATGGGGCAGGGCGGGCCGATGCCCGGCGCGCCCGTACCGCCCCTTCCCGGTCAGGCGGCGCCCGCCGCCGCACCGGGAGCCGTCCACCCGGGGACGGCCGCATCCGGTACGCCCGGGCAGCCGGTGCAGCCGGGCGGTGCCGAGCCCGTTCCGGCGGCCCACGGTGCCGGTGCCGAGCAGACCGGTGCCGTACCGCCGCAGCCGCAGGTGGGTCCCGCCGTACAGCAACCGGTCCCGGCGCCCGGACAGCCCGCGCAGCCCGGGCAGGCGCTCCCCGGAGCCGCCGGCCCCGGCATCCCGGTGCCCCCGCAGGCAGGCCCCGCGCAGCCCGTCACCGCGCAGACCCCGGCAACCCCTCAGCCACCGGGCCCCTGGCCCACCGGCGACGGCACCGCCACGCCACCCACCGCCACGCCCACCCCGCCCGGCACCCCGCTGCCCCCCGAGCGTCCCGTCACGCCGAGGGCCGCGCAGCCGTTGCCCGCCGAGGCCGCCGCGCCCGTCGACCCGAACTCGACGCAGGGCCGGGCGATCAGCGTCCGGACGCTGGGCCAGGGCGTGCCGTTCGCGCGCCAGGGCCAGGCCACCGGCGCCGTACCCCCCGTACCCGGTGCCCCGCAGGCGGGGCCCCGGCCGCAGACGCAGACGCCTCCGCCGCACCACCCCGGCGGTGCGGGCCGCCGTCGCAAGCTCGGTACGCCGCCCGAGCCCGCCGCCGAGCGTCCGGAGACCGGCGGCCGGCCGCACCCGTCCACGGGTCCGGCACCGCAGGCCCGCCCGGCCGGGGCCACCGAGGGCGCCGGACGGTCGTACGCCATAGGAGCCCCGGACGAGAACGCCGACGAGGGCCCCGAGCCGCTCGACGGTCCCGGCGGCGCCGTCGAGGTCGCCGACCAGCCGCATCCGCAGCCGCTCGACGACGAACTGCCCCCCGAGCCGCTGGACAACCCGCGTCGGCTGCTCGTCTGGCCCGCGCCCGACGTTCTCACCCAGCAGGCGCTCAGCGACCGCGGCTACCGGCCCGTCATCGTCAACTCCCGTGAGGAGGTCGACGCGCAGATCGCCGCCTTCCCCGCGGCCCTCTTCGTCGACCCGCTCACCGGTCCGATCACGCGGACGGCGCTACAGGCGCTGCGCCAGGCCGCCGTCGCCGCCGAGGTGCCGGTGATGGTGACGGCGGGGCTCGGACAGGCCTCGCGCGAGGCGGCGTACGGCGCCGATCCGGCCGTACTGCTGAAGGCGCTGGCGCCCCGGGACTCCGAGCAGCATCCGCCGCGCGTCCTGCTCGTCGAGGAGCATGCGGAGATCGCGCTCGCGCTGACGGCGACGCTGGAGCGGCGCGGGATGCAGGTCGCCCGGGCCGCCTCCGACGCGGACGCCGTGGCGCTGGCGTCGCAGATGCGGCCGAACCTGGTGGTGATGGACCTGATGCAGGTGCACCGCCGCCAGGCCGGTGTCGTCGACTGGCTGCGCGCCAACAACCTGCTCAACCGCACGCCGCTGGTCATCTACACCGCCGCCGTCGACCAGGCCGAACTGCCGCGGCTCGTCTCCGGGGAGACGGTGCTGTTCCTCGCGGAGCGGTCGACCAGCCCGGAGGTGCAGGACCGGATCGTGGATCTGCTGGCGCGGATCGGGACGAACTGA
- a CDS encoding DUF952 domain-containing protein codes for MPNPQHIVHITERSLWEAALKSGTYETSTRGRTLQQEGFIHFSTRPQLPRIAAFLYADYEGPDELVVLVVDPARLDVPLKYEAMPPHGEEFPHVYGPIPVEAVVAVEPWE; via the coding sequence ATGCCGAACCCTCAGCACATCGTCCACATCACCGAGCGCTCACTGTGGGAGGCGGCCCTCAAGTCAGGCACCTACGAGACATCCACCCGGGGCCGCACCCTCCAACAGGAGGGCTTCATCCACTTCTCCACCCGCCCCCAACTCCCCCGCATCGCGGCCTTCCTCTACGCCGACTACGAGGGCCCCGACGAACTGGTGGTCCTGGTCGTGGACCCGGCCCGGCTCGACGTCCCACTGAAGTACGAGGCCATGCCACCGCATGGCGAGGAGTTCCCGCACGTGTACGGGCCGATCCCGGTCGAGGCGGTGGTGGCCGTCGAGCCCTGGGAATGA
- a CDS encoding aminoglycoside 3'-phosphotransferase: MKLSGPPTGPVSVPPSVAAFARGRRLEPVWRNELGGLTFRMDGDETVFIDGDETVSIDGNATVYVKWAPPGSPLPLAAEAERLRWAARFTPVPEVVEYGSGDDGAWLATRALPGESAVAPRWKAEPATAVRALGAGLRALHDRLPVADCPFSWSVERRLDVARRAGIVVPAGLPAPPPPDLLVVCHGDPCAPNTLLHEDGSWAAHVDLGALGVADRWADLAVVTRNIDWNYGPGWADTLLDAYGIAPDPVRTDFYRRLWDAT; this comes from the coding sequence ATGAAGCTCTCCGGTCCGCCGACCGGGCCCGTGTCCGTGCCCCCGTCGGTCGCCGCGTTCGCCCGCGGGCGGCGCCTGGAGCCCGTCTGGCGGAACGAACTCGGCGGCCTGACCTTCCGCATGGACGGGGACGAGACCGTCTTCATCGACGGGGACGAGACCGTCTCCATCGACGGGAACGCGACCGTCTACGTCAAGTGGGCCCCGCCCGGCAGCCCCCTCCCCCTCGCCGCCGAGGCCGAACGGCTGCGCTGGGCCGCGCGTTTCACCCCCGTCCCCGAGGTGGTGGAGTACGGCTCCGGTGACGACGGCGCCTGGCTGGCCACCCGTGCGCTGCCCGGCGAGAGCGCCGTCGCCCCCCGCTGGAAGGCGGAGCCCGCGACCGCCGTACGCGCGCTCGGCGCCGGGCTCCGGGCGCTGCACGACCGGCTGCCCGTCGCCGACTGCCCGTTCTCCTGGTCCGTCGAGCGCCGCCTCGACGTCGCCCGGCGGGCGGGCATCGTGGTGCCCGCGGGCCTTCCGGCCCCGCCCCCGCCCGACCTCCTCGTCGTCTGCCACGGCGACCCCTGCGCGCCCAACACCCTCCTGCACGAGGACGGCTCCTGGGCCGCCCATGTCGACCTCGGCGCCCTCGGCGTCGCCGACCGCTGGGCCGACCTCGCGGTGGTGACGCGGAACATCGACTGGAACTACGGCCCCGGCTGGGCGGACACCCTCCTCGACGCGTACGGCATCGCCCCCGACCCCGTCCGGACGGACTTCTACCGGCGGCTGTGGGACGCGACCTGA
- a CDS encoding SSI family serine proteinase inhibitor, giving the protein MVHVAPFSRVSRGRSLLAGAAVGLLGVAAGALPADASGREAAGAGGDRLVVTVRHAGRADGTYLLRCHPGGGTHPDPGEACAVLERRTTWGRDPFAPVPPDALCTMRYGGPATARVTGTWAGRPVDASYDRRDGCEIARWDALVPLLPAQGGKPLPR; this is encoded by the coding sequence ATGGTTCACGTCGCCCCCTTCTCTCGTGTCTCTCGCGGTCGTTCCCTGCTCGCCGGCGCCGCCGTCGGGCTGCTCGGTGTCGCGGCCGGGGCCCTGCCCGCCGACGCGTCCGGCCGGGAGGCGGCCGGCGCGGGCGGGGACCGGCTCGTCGTCACCGTCCGGCACGCGGGGCGCGCCGACGGGACGTATCTGCTGCGCTGCCACCCCGGCGGCGGCACGCACCCCGACCCCGGCGAGGCCTGCGCGGTGCTGGAGCGCCGGACCACCTGGGGGCGGGACCCGTTCGCGCCGGTGCCGCCCGACGCCCTGTGCACCATGCGGTACGGCGGTCCCGCCACCGCCCGCGTCACCGGGACCTGGGCCGGGCGGCCCGTCGACGCGTCGTACGACCGCCGCGACGGGTGCGAGATCGCCCGTTGGGACGCGCTGGTGCCCCTGCTGCCCGCCCAGGGCGGCAAGCCCCTGCCCCGGTGA
- a CDS encoding DUF2637 domain-containing protein — MTDGRTDHYTRRTTGHSNAFPPAGSGRHRAPADVYTAPADAFSAPLVPPDASWDPAEELAYLLRDARAEEFAAEPEYGQQAQPAQQPPSYEPYGPYNPYTAPSPPAAYPSSYTSYAAPEPAAPAAPSVPSPRDEASVKTPHPGTPMGKLQEITVELPPLREVPRKHRKIRERKQLSAIGRIGRLIAALAAVVASMVSVFSGMVTYEPLRFVALTHTQSGFVSWWPLLVYGPWTVASLSVLRAALHRRRAVHAWSVVLLFSCVAVLMCVVQAPRTVIDTSAAALPGIASLACFQQLVRQITLTRPPRRTAPRHGTRPTTQVPPSPSPSRKPAPAGKRG, encoded by the coding sequence ATGACGGACGGCCGCACCGACCACTACACCCGGCGGACCACCGGCCATTCGAACGCCTTCCCCCCGGCGGGCTCGGGCCGCCACCGCGCCCCGGCGGACGTGTACACGGCTCCGGCGGACGCGTTCTCCGCCCCCCTCGTCCCGCCGGACGCGAGCTGGGACCCGGCCGAGGAACTGGCCTACCTGCTCCGCGACGCGCGGGCGGAGGAATTCGCGGCCGAGCCGGAGTACGGGCAGCAGGCCCAGCCGGCGCAGCAACCGCCCTCCTACGAACCATACGGTCCGTACAACCCGTACACGGCGCCGTCTCCTCCGGCGGCCTACCCGTCGTCGTACACGTCGTACGCCGCACCGGAACCCGCCGCCCCCGCTGCCCCTTCCGTTCCCTCTCCTCGGGACGAGGCGTCGGTCAAGACCCCGCACCCCGGCACCCCGATGGGCAAGCTGCAGGAGATCACGGTGGAGCTCCCACCGCTGCGGGAGGTCCCCCGGAAGCACCGGAAGATCCGGGAGCGCAAGCAGCTGAGCGCGATCGGCAGGATCGGCCGGCTGATCGCGGCGCTCGCGGCGGTCGTCGCGTCGATGGTGAGCGTCTTCAGCGGCATGGTCACCTACGAGCCGCTGCGCTTCGTCGCCCTCACCCACACGCAGAGCGGCTTCGTCTCCTGGTGGCCGCTGTTGGTCTACGGCCCGTGGACGGTGGCCTCGCTGTCGGTACTGCGGGCCGCGCTGCACCGGCGCCGGGCGGTGCACGCCTGGTCGGTGGTGCTGCTGTTCTCGTGCGTGGCGGTGCTGATGTGCGTGGTGCAGGCGCCGCGCACGGTGATCGACACGTCGGCGGCGGCGCTGCCGGGGATCGCGTCGCTGGCGTGCTTCCAGCAGTTGGTCCGCCAGATCACCCTGACCCGCCCGCCGCGCCGGACGGCCCCACGCCACGGCACGCGCCCGACGACGCAGGTGCCGCCGTCGCCGTCCCCGTCACGGAAGCCCGCCCCGGCAGGGAAGCGGGGTTAG
- a CDS encoding response regulator transcription factor, translating into MTTTSPQGRTELLRPDGSPVRVLVVDDELSITELLSMALRYEGWQIRSAGDGQGAIQTAREFRPDAVVLDMMLPDMDGLTVLGRLRRELPDVPVLFLTAKDAVEDRIAGLTAGGDDYVTKPFSLEEVVARLRGLIRRSGAADRRSDSVLVVGDLTLDEDSHEVARGGDNIHLTATEFELLRFLMRNPRRVLSKAQILDRVWSYDFGGQANVVELYISYLRRKIDAGREPMIHTRRGAGYLIKPAVS; encoded by the coding sequence ATGACCACGACCTCGCCCCAGGGGCGCACCGAACTGCTGAGGCCGGACGGGAGCCCCGTCCGAGTGCTGGTGGTCGACGACGAACTGTCGATCACCGAACTGCTGTCCATGGCCCTCCGCTACGAAGGCTGGCAGATCCGCAGCGCGGGTGACGGACAGGGGGCGATACAGACCGCCCGCGAGTTCCGTCCCGACGCTGTCGTCCTGGACATGATGCTGCCGGACATGGACGGACTCACCGTGCTCGGGCGGCTCCGCCGGGAACTCCCGGACGTCCCCGTCCTCTTCCTCACCGCCAAGGACGCGGTCGAGGACCGTATCGCCGGGCTCACCGCCGGCGGGGACGACTACGTCACCAAGCCGTTCAGCCTCGAAGAGGTCGTGGCCCGGCTGCGCGGGCTGATCCGCCGCTCCGGTGCCGCCGACCGCCGTTCGGACTCCGTCCTGGTCGTCGGGGACCTCACCCTCGACGAGGACAGCCACGAGGTCGCCCGGGGCGGGGACAACATCCACCTCACCGCCACCGAGTTCGAACTGCTGCGGTTCCTGATGCGCAACCCCCGCCGGGTGCTCAGCAAGGCGCAGATCCTGGACCGGGTGTGGTCCTACGACTTCGGCGGGCAGGCCAACGTGGTCGAGCTGTACATCTCGTATCTGCGGCGCAAGATCGACGCCGGGCGCGAGCCGATGATCCACACCCGGCGCGGGGCCGGTTATCTGATCAAGCCCGCCGTGTCATGA
- a CDS encoding GntR family transcriptional regulator: protein MEFAPDIPRWRQVAEVIRRRIQDGTYPPRTRIPSVVEITAEFGIAAVTAQKVHKGLREEGLIYTEPGLGSFVAERGAQGA from the coding sequence ATGGAATTCGCTCCCGACATCCCGCGCTGGCGCCAAGTGGCCGAGGTGATTCGACGCCGCATCCAGGACGGCACATACCCTCCGCGCACGCGCATCCCCTCCGTCGTCGAGATCACGGCGGAGTTCGGTATCGCCGCTGTGACGGCGCAGAAGGTGCACAAGGGGCTGAGGGAGGAGGGGCTCATCTACACGGAACCCGGCCTCGGCTCCTTCGTCGCCGAGCGGGGCGCGCAGGGGGCCTGA
- a CDS encoding MOSC domain-containing protein codes for MDATAVNGTVTAVSSNGVYSFTKPNRESITLLAGLGVEGDVHAGVTVKHRSRVAQDPTQPNLRQVHLIHEELFDEVAEDGFRVTPGDLGENVTTRGIDLLALPVGTLLHLGDEAIVEVTGLRNPCVQIDNFQDGLLKRVVSRDESGALIRKAGIMSVVRQGGTVHPGALIRITLPTGPHRALDRV; via the coding sequence ATGGACGCAACCGCGGTGAACGGTACGGTGACGGCCGTCAGCAGCAACGGCGTGTACTCGTTCACGAAGCCGAACCGCGAGAGCATCACGCTGCTCGCCGGGCTCGGGGTGGAGGGGGACGTCCACGCGGGCGTCACGGTCAAGCACCGCTCGCGGGTGGCGCAGGACCCGACGCAGCCGAACCTGCGCCAGGTGCACCTGATCCACGAGGAGCTCTTCGACGAGGTCGCCGAGGACGGCTTCCGGGTGACCCCGGGAGACCTCGGCGAGAACGTCACGACCCGCGGCATCGACCTCCTCGCCCTCCCGGTCGGCACACTGCTGCACCTGGGCGACGAGGCGATCGTCGAGGTCACGGGCCTGCGCAACCCGTGCGTGCAGATCGACAACTTCCAGGACGGCCTGCTCAAGCGAGTGGTGAGCCGCGACGAGTCCGGCGCGCTGATCCGCAAGGCAGGCATCATGAGCGTCGTCCGCCAGGGCGGCACGGTCCACCCCGGGGCGCTCATCAGGATCACTCTCCCGACGGGCCCGCACCGGGCGCTGGACCGGGTCTGA